The following is a genomic window from Syntrophaceae bacterium.
CAGGCGGGTCGGCAGGCAGGCGGCGTGAAACGGCTCTGTGGCGCGCATTTCGAGATGCCCTGGCGCTGGATGCCGGACGAGGACTGACCGTCGCGATCGGGGTGCCGGGAAAGCGTGCTGTGGCAAGCATCTTGCAGTAGTTGTTGATGTGCGCGGATTTTCAATGAAAAAAAATCGACAAAAAAGCCCTTTTTTTGCAGAAAACGCTTGACAATAAAATTTTCTTCCGTATTAAGGAACCAAGTATGGTCTCTTTTTCGGAGTCCTTTTCAGACAGACCGGCGATGAAAGAACGCTGCACAGTCAGCCGCGATAGGAAGGCCCCTTGAAAGCGCAACACAGGACGCTTCATCGTCAGGAAAACGCGTCAGGAGGACAACGGATGGAAGAAAATGTCTGTCTGAGCCAAGAGGCGGAACCTCCGGGTCCGCATGCCGGTATGACCGGTTTAGCTCTGGATGAGCTAATTCAAAACACCGTTCCCGCTTCCCCCGTGACACCCGTCACGAAAGCGATCACGAGTCGCGTTTTCATCATGCCCTCCCGGGGGGCGACCTCCTGCAAGCCGAGCCCCCGGTCCCAAGCGTTCCGAAAACAGTTCTTCCCTGAAGCCAGCGCGACGGATTGGAACGACTGGCGCTGGCAGGTTCGAAACCGGATCACCGACGTCGAGATGCTCTCGCGGATCCTGTGGCTCTCCCGCGAGGAGGAGACGGCGATCAGCGAAAACGGAGGGGCCATTCCTCTCAACATCACCCCCTACTATGCAAGCCTGCTCGACCCCATGGACCCCGATCAGCCCCTGCGGCGGATGGTCGTTCCGGTAACGGCGGAACTCGAACGATCCTCGGACGAATCGGACGACCCGCTCTGCGAAGACCACGACAGCCCCGTCCCGGGCCTGGTGCACCGCTACCCGGACCGGGTTCTCTTCCTCGTGACCGGGTTCTGCTCCACCCACTGCCGCTACTGCACCCGCTCGCGCATGGTCGGGAGGCACGAGGAGCAGCGCGGCGACCGCGAGCGCTGGGAACGCGCGATCGCGTACATCGAGAACACGCCGGCGGTCCGCGACGTCCTGCTCTCCGGCGGCGACCCGCTGACGCTTCCCGACGAGGCGCTCGAGTGGCTGCTCTCGAGGCTGCGCGCGATTCCCCACGTCGAACTGATCCGGATCGGCACGAAGGTCCCGGTCGTCCTGCCCCAGCGGATCACAGCAAGCCTCTGTCATACCCTGAAGCGCCACCACCCGCTCTGGATGAGCATCCACTTCGCCCATCCCGACGAACTGACCTTCGAGGTGAGCCAGGCGTGCAACCGGCTGGCCGACGCGGGGATCCCCTTGGGGAGCCAGACGGTTCTGCTTGCCGGTGTCAACGACAGCGTCGACACCATGAAGCGCCTCGTCCACGATCTCGTCATGAACAGGGTACGCCCCTATTATCTCTACCAGTGCGACCCCATCAGCGGCTCCGCCCACTTCCGCACGCCCGTCGCCAAGGGCATCGAGATCATCGAGGGCCTCCGGGGGCACACAACGGGCTACGCCGTACCGACTTTCGTCATCGATGCGCCGGGGGGAGGAGGGAAGATCCCCCTGCTGCCCGGGTATGTCATCGGCCGTGACGACAAGTACATCAAGCTCCGAAACTACCAGGGCCGAACGTTCCGGTACCCGGACCTGGCCGTGGTCGCAGACTCGGATGCAAGGGTCTGATTCCGTCCGCAGGCCGCCAAAGAGGACACAAGAGAAACCCCGCCGCCCAAACGGCGGGGTTCTTTAAATGAAACCGCGAAGGGTGCCGCCCATGACGCTCGTCGGGATGACTTACGACCTCCGGACCGATTATCTCCGGGAGGGATACACGGAAGAGGAAACGGCCGAGTTCGACCAGCCCGCGACCATCGACGCCATCGAGGAGACCCTGCTGGCCCTCGGGTACCGGACCGACCGGATCGGTCACGTGCGGTCTCTTGCACAGCGTCTCGTCGCAGGTGACCGGTGGGACCTGGTCTTCAACATCGCCGAGGGGCTCAAGGGCTATGGGCGCGAAGCCCAGGTTCCCTGCCTGCTCGACGCCTACGGCATCCCCTACGTCTTCTCCGACCCGCTGGTCCTCTCGCTGACCCTGCACAAGGCCATGGCCAAGCGGGTCGTGCGCGACCTGGGGATTCCCACGCCGGACTTCGCCGTGGTGGACGATGCGTCGGACATCGCCGGGGTGTCCCTGCCCTACCCCCTCTTCGTCAAGCCCGTCTCGGAGGGGACGGGAAAGGGCATCGACGCGAAGTCGATCGTTCGGAACGCCGAAGAGCTCGACCGGCGCTGCCGGTTCCTGCTCGAGACCTTTTCGCAGCCCGTTCTCGTGGAGACCTACCTCCCGGGACGCGAATTCACCGTGGGGATCATCGGCACGGGCCGCCGGGCGCGCGTCATCGGTGTCATGGAGGTCCATCTGCGGGAGACGGCGGAGAAGGGCGTCTACTCCCTCATGAACAAGGAACACTGTGAGGAGCACGTCGACTACACGCTCGTCACGGGAGAGGAGGCCGACCGGGTCTCGTCGGTCGCCCTGGCGGCCTGGAGGGGCCTGGAGTGCAGGGACGGCGGCCGCCTCGACATCCGCGCCGACGCCTCGGGGGCGCCGCACTTCCTGGAGGTCAACCCCCTGGCGGGTCTCCATCCCACGCATTCCGATCTCCCCATCCTGGCGACCCTGGCGGGCCTCTCCTACCGTGACCTGATCGGCCTGATCATGGCATCCGCCGAGCAGCGGGTGTTCCCGGGGCGCTGAGCGGAGATGAAAGTCCTGATCCTCCACAGCGAAATCGATCCCTGCGCCGCGGCCGACGAGCAGGACGTCCTCGTGCAGGTCGAGACCGTGACGCGTGCCCTCCGAGCCTTGGGCCACGAGGCGCAGCCGATGCCCTTTTCCCTCGATCTCGCCGGCTTGGCGGACCGCATGACGCGGTCCGCCTGCGACATCGTCTTCAACCTCGTCGAGACCGCCGGCGGCCAGGGCCGCCTGATCCACCTCGCACCGTCCCTTCTCGATTTTCTGGGCATCCCGTACACGGGGGCCGGGACGGAGGCCACGTTCCTGAGTTCCAACAAGCTCGCCGCCAAGAGGTTCCTGCGCGCACGGCGCCTCCGAACGCCGGACTGGGTGAGCCTGACGGAATCCACCGTGCGAGACCCGTTCCCGGCGGGAGCCCGGTTCATCGTCAAGTCGGTCTGGGAGCACGCCTCGGTCGGGCTCGAGGAGCATTCGGTGGTTGCGCCCCGCAGCCTGGCGGCGCTGCGTGGCGAGATCCGGGGCCGACTCGGCAGTCTCGGCGGGGCGGCCTTCGCGGAGCGCTACGTCGAGGGCCGCGAGTTCAACCTGTCCGTCCTGGCCGGTGACCGCGGTCCCGAGGTGCTCCCCCCGGCGGAAATTGATTTCGTGGGTTACGGCGACGAGCGGCTGCGGATCGTCGGCTACCGGGCCAAGTGGGACGACAAGGCCTTCGAGTACCATCACACGCCCCGGCGGTTCGAATTCGGACCGCAGGACCGGGCGCTCCTGCGCTCCCTGAAGAGAACCGCGCTTCGCTGCTGGGATCTCTTCGGACTCCGGGGATATGCGCGGGTCGACTACCGGGTGGACCCCGACGGGACCGCCTGGATCCTGGAGATCAATTCGAATCCCTGCCTGTCGCCGGACAGCGGGTTCACGGCCGCAACCCTTCGGGCAGGTCTGCCCTTCGAGGAGGTGGTCAGCCGGATCATCCGCGACACGCTCGGGACGGCATGAATGGACGTGACGAGGAACAGAGACAGGGCTGTGGACAGAGGGGAGGCTTCACTCCCGATGCTGCGGGCCGACGTGCGCGGAGGTGACGCCGAAGCCGTCCGGGACATCGTCTCCTCGACGGGGCTCTTCAGGCCCGACGAGATCGCGATCGCCGTTGAGCTCGTCGAGGAACGGCTCCGCGTCGGGCCGGCGAGCGGCTATCACTTTCTCTTCGCCGAACGGGACGGACGCATTCTCGGGTACAGCTGCTACGGTCCCGTTCCCCTCACCCTGCACAGCTACGATCTGTACTGGATCGCCGTCCGGAAGGAGTGCCAGGGGTCGGGGATCGGTAGCCTGCTCCTGTCGCGCTCCGAGGCGGCCATCGCCGGGCTCGGGGGCCGGAGGGTGTACATCGAGACCTCGTCGAAGGCGATCTACCGGGGCACCCGCCGGTTCTACGAGCGCAACGGGTACCGGGCCGAGGCCACGCTGAGGGAATTCTACGCCCCCGGCGACAGCAAGATGATCTACGTCAAGGCCCTTGCGCAGGAGGATGCAAAAGGTAAGAAGGTCAGAAGGTAAGAAGGTTGGAGAAGCACAGGGCACACAACGTCATCCGGATTCGCCAACGTTCTCACCCTCGCACCTTCTCACCCTCTCTTCAGGGGTTGGTCCCCCGGGAAAAGCGCAGGACCCCTTTTCCCCCGTCGTAGTACAGACGGAGCTCCTTCCCGTCGACGGCATAGGCCGAAACGCGGACGAGCTCCTCCAGGAAGCGGTGTTCCTGCGTCATGACCGGGATGTCGCAGACCATTTTCGTGGATCCCGTCCGCCAGATCCGGATGACGCCCGGATCCCCCTCCAGGAAGCCCCACCCGCCGAAATACCGGTTGCAGCCGCCGGAGCCGCTGACCTTGCCGTCCGGCGACAGCGCCAGAGAGACCGGGACATCGGGCAGCACCGGGGTTTCGCCGCCCTCGGGGCCGTAACTCTTGAGGTTCCAGAGTCCCTCGAGCGATGGCTGCGATAAGGCGGAGGGCTCGCGCGTGAGCACCGGCTGCGTCTTCGCGCAGCCTGACAGGGCGAGGACGATCACGAGAAGCGCCATGACGCCGGCCGCCTCTCCTCTGCATGCCTTTGCGGTCTTCATGTGTACCTCCATGGAAACGGGTTTTGGCCCCGTGCGGATGCATCGGCGCCGCGGGGAGGCGGGAAAAAAAGGGGCCAACCGTTGCGGTTGACCCCCTTCGTTTACTGGCGGGGCCGATGGGATTTGAACCCACGCCCTCCGACGTGACAGGCCGGCGTTATAACCAAGCTTAACTACGACCCCGCATGATATTTCATATGGTAGGCGGAACAGGACTTGAACCTGTGACATCCACGGTGTAAGCGTGGCGCTCTCCCGACTGAGCTATCCGCCTTTAAGTCGGGCCGATAAGATACGATAACGGCTTTTCGTTGTCAAGGCGAAATTCGCTGTTTTCCCGCCCTTTCGCGCCGTTCATCCCTTCAGGCGTGGATGCGCCGTTCCTGCTCTGCGGCCTTCTCGATCGGGTGAATCTCTTCGTTCAGGTCGAGGGGGACTTCCTGTCCCGGCATCGGGACAAAGGCGGTCTCAAGCACCTCGTCGATGCGCTCGACCAGTTTGATTTCCAGTTCCTTGAGCACGTTCGCCGGGATATCCACGAGGTCCTTCTCGTTCTCCTTGGGGATGATGACCGTCTTGATCCCCCCCCGGTGGGCCGCGAGGAGTTTCTCCTTCAGCCCGCCGATGGGCAGCACCCTGCCCCGCAGCGTGATCTCGCCCGTCATGGCCAGATCACCGCGGACCGGCCGCTTCGTGAAGGCCGAGGCGATGGACGTCACCATGGCGATGCCCGCCGATGGCCCGTCTTTCGGGATGGCCCCCTCGGGGATGTGAATGTGGATATCCGTTTCCTTGTAGAAGTTCTTGTCCAGCCCCAGGGAGTCGGCCTTGGAGCGGACAATCGTCAGGGCCGCCTGCGCAGACTCCTGCATCACGTCGCCGAGCTTGCCCGTGAGGATGGTCTTCCCCGTTCCGGGAAGGATCGTGGCCTCGATGTTCAGAAGCTCGCCACCCACCTCCGTCCAGGCCAGGCCCTGGGTGAGGCCGACGGCCTCCTTGCCCTCGGACTCGCCGAACCGGTACTTCGGGATCCCGAGGTACTTCTCGATGGACTTCGCGTTGATCCGGATCTGCTTCTTGTGGCCGTTGGTCACGATCTCGCGCGCCACCTTGCGGCAGATGGAGGCGATCTCGCGCTCCAGGTTCCGGACGCCCGCCTCGCGGGTGTAGCGCCGGATGATCTCCAGGATCGCCCCGTCGGTGAACAGGATGTCCTTGTCCGTGAGCCCGTTGGCCTCGATCTCCTTCTTCACGAGGAACCGTTTCGCGATGTTGAGCTTCTCGGGCTCCGTGTACCCGGCGATCCGGATGACCTCCATGCGGTCCTGCAGGGGCCCGGGAATGGTCTGCAGAACGTTGGCCGTCGTGATGAACATCACGTCGGAGAGGTCATAGTCCACCTCCAGGTAGTTGTCGTTGAATGCGCTGTTCTGTTCCGGGTCCAGCACCTCGAGCAGCGCCGAGCTGGGGTCACCCCGGAAGTCCGAGCTCAGCTTGTCGATCTCGTCGAGGCACAGCACGGGGTTGTTGGAACCCGCCTTCTTGATGAGCTGGATGATCTTGCCGGGTAGCGCCCCGATGTACGTGCGCCGGTGCCCCCGGATCTCTGCCTCGTCCCGCAGCCCGCCCAGCGAGAGCCGGACGAACTTGCGGTTCGTCGCCCGGGCGATGGACTTGGCAATGGAGGTCTTGCCGACGCCGGGGGGGCCCACGAGGCACAGGATCGATCCCTTGTTCTTCTTCACAAGGGACTGCACGGCAAGGTACTCGAGGATGCGTTCCTTCACCTTCTTGAGCCCGTAGTGGTCCTCTTCGAGGATGGCCTCGGACTCCTTCAGGGTGTATTTGTTCTCCGTCTTCTCCTGCCAGGGCATGTCGAGCAGCCAGTCGATGTAGTTGCGCACGACCGTGGCCTCCGCCGACATGGGCGACATCATCTTGAGCTTCTTGATCTCGTGCTTGACCTTCTTCTGGGCCTCCTCGGAGAGCTTCTTCGCCTTCAGGCGCTTCTCGAGCTCTTCGATCTCGCTCGAGAAGTCGTCCTTCTCGCCCATTTCCTTCTGGATGGCGCGCATCTGCTCGTTGAGGTAGTAGTCCTTCTGGGTCTTCTCCATCTGCTTCTTGACCCGGCGCTTGATCTTCTCCTCCAGCTCGAGGATCTCGATCTCGCCGACGATCAGGGAGTAGAGCTTCTCGAGCCTCTCGCCCGCGTCGGTGATCTCCAGCAGGGCCTGCTTCTTCTCGAGCTTGACGCCCAGGTGCGAGGCGATCACGTCGGCGAGCTTCGCCGGGTTGTCGATGGCCGCGATGGTGTCCACCAGCTCCGGCTGGATCTTGCGCGAGAGCTTCGCGTAGTTGCGGAATGCCTCCACGAGGACGCGGGAGATCGCCTGCACGGTCCCGGAGCTCTCGACGACCGTTTCGGGCACTTCCTCGATGGCGACGACGAAGTGGTCCGGGTTCCGGATATAGTCCCGCACGACGGCCCGCTTCTTGCCCTCCACGAGGGCCTTCACCGTCCCGTCGGGCAGACGCAGCAGCTGGATGATGACCCCCAGCGTGCCCACGGTGTAGATGTCCTCTTCCGTGGGCTCGTCTTTCTGCGCGCTCTTCTGGGCCACGAGGAAGATCTCGTTGTCCTGCTTCATGGCCGACTCGAGCGCGTTGATGGATTTCTCCCGCCCGACGAAGAGCGGCACGATCATGTAGGGGAAGACGACCACATCCCGCAGGGGCAGAAGCGGAACGATGATCTTCTTGTCTTCTTTTTTCGTGAAATCAAACATGGCTATTCAGTTTCTACCGTCTCATTACGCCGTCTCCGTCCTGGACTCGAAGAGCAGGATCGGTTTTTCGCCCTTCTTGACGACGTCTTCGTTGATGATGACTTCCTTCACGTCGCTTCGCGACGGGATGTCGTACATGATGTCGAGCATGGTGTTCTCGAGGATGGCCCTCAGCCCGCGGGCGCCGGCCTTTCGGTTCACGGCGAGCCTCGCGACGGCCCGCAAGGCACCGTCGGTGAACTTGAGCTTCACGTTCTCCAGCTCGAGGATCTTCTGGTACTGCTTGCTGATGGAATCCTTCGGCTCCACGAGGACCCGCATAAGGTCGTTCTCGTCGAGTTCCTCGAGGGTGGCGATCACCGGCAGCCGGCCGATGAACTCGGGGATCAGGCCGTACTTCAGCAGGTCCTCGGGCTGCACCTCGGCGAGCAGCTCGCCGAGCTTGCGTTCCTTCTTGCCCTTGATGTCCGCCCCGAAGCCGACAGAGCTGGCGCCGATGCGTCTCTGGATGATGTCCTCGAGGCCCACGAAGGCCCCGCCGCAGATGAAGAGGATGTTCGTCGTGTCGACCTGGATGAACTCCTGCTGTGGGTGTTTGCGGCCCCCCTTGGGCGGGATGTTCGCCAGGGTCCCCTCGATGATCTTGAGCAGGGCCTGCTGCACGCCCTCGCCCGACACGTCGCGGGTGATGGAGGGGCTGCCGGACTTTCGGGAGATCTTGTCGATCTCGTCGATGTAGACGATCCCCTTGGAGGCCCTCTCCACGTCGTAGTCGGCGTTCTGGAGGAGGCTCAGGATGATGTTCTCCACGTCCTCGCCCACGTATCCCGCCTCGGTGAGCGACGTGGCGTCGGCGATCGCGAAGGGTACGTTGAGCATCTTGGCCAGCGTGCGGGCCAGCAGCGTCTTGCCGGAGCCCGTGGGGCCGACCAGCAGGATGTTGCTCTTCTGGAGCTCCACGCCGCCCAGGTCCGCCTCGGTGAAGAGTCTCTTGTAGTGGTTGTAGACGGCCACGGAGAGGATCTTTTTCGGGCGCTCCTGACCGATGACGTAGGAGTCCAGGAATTTCTTGATGTCCTTGGGCTCGGGGATCTTGCGGCGGTTCTCGTCGATGCTCTGGACCTCCGCCTCCTCCTGGATGATGGCCCGGCACAGCTCGATGCACTCGTCGCAGATGTAGGCGGAAGGTCCGGCCACGAGCTTCTTGACCTCGTTCTGCGTCTTTCCGCAGAAGGAGCAGAACAGGATGCCCTCGCCCCCTTCGTTTTCCCGCTGTTTTCTCGGCATGTCGTCCTCTTTATTTCTTGGTTGCTGTCGGCCGCTTCTGGATCACCGAGTCGATGAGCCCGTATTCCTGCGCCTGCTCACCGGACATGTAGTAATCGCGGTCGGTGTCACGCTCGATCCGCTCGATCGGCTGCTGCGTATGCCGGGCGAGGATCTCGTTGAGCTCCTGCTTGAGCCGGAGAATCTCCCGGGCCTGGATCTCCACGTCCGTCGCCTGCCCGGAGAAGCCCCCCATGGGCTGGTGGATCAGGATCCGGGCGTGCGGCAGCGCATAGCGCTTCCCCTTTTCCCCGGCGGCCAGCAGGATGGCCGCCATGCTGGCTGCCTGCCCCATGCAGTACGTCGAGACGGGTGCCTTGATGTACTGCATGGTGTCGTAGATGGCAAGCCCCGCGCTGACGAGCCCCCCGGGTGAGTTGATGTAGAAGTGAATCTCCTTGTCGGGGTCCTCCGATTCGAGGTAGAGAAGCTGGGCGATCACGAGGTTCGCCACGTCATCATCGATGCCGACCCCCAGAAACACGATCCGGTCTTTCAGGAGCCTCGAGTAGATATCAAAGGCCCTCTCGCCTCTTCCATCCTGCTCAATGACGATCGGGATCAACGGCATGTCCTGGTCCTTCTTCGTTCGCTGTTAATTTACCCTAATATTAGCTCTGGACTCTATAAAATCAAGGGTTTTTTCTTCAAGTATTTGATCTCTCAAGCGTTCTGTCAATCCCTCTTTTTCGTAGGCGGCCTTCATCGATTCCGAATCGCGCCCGTAGCGGCCTGCCGTTTCGCGGATGCGCTGATCGATTTCCGTCTCATCGACCGTGATCGATTCCTTTTCGGCGATTTTCTGCAGGAGGATTCCCGAACGGACCAGGCGGACGGCTTCGTCCCGGAACTGGTCGTGCAAATTCGCTGCCAGCTTGGCGGCATTGTCGGGATCCATGCCGTTCATGACCATTCGCCGCTGGGTTTCGATCATCATGCTGAAGATCTGCCGCTCGACGTAGGCCTCGGGGACTTCGAAGGGGTTGAGTTCGAGCAGCCGGTCGATGATCGCCTTTCTCAGATTCGCCTTCGCCCGCGCGCCCTTTTCCTGTTCGAGGGACTTCCGGATATCCGCCCGGAGAGCCTCCATGTTCTCGTACTGCTCGAAATTCTTGACGAATTGATCGTCCAGGGCCGGCAGCGTCTTTACCTTGATGTCCCGGACGGTCACGTGGAACGTGATTTCCTGCGAGGCGAATTCCCCGATGTGATAATCGGCGGGGAACGTGACGCTGAATGTCTTCGACTCCCCTTTCTTCATGCCCAGCAGGGCTTCTTCGAAACCGGGCACCAGGCGCTTCGAACCGATCTCGATCCGGAAGCCTGTTTCGGTGAGCTCTTCCCGGGCGCTGCCGCCGAGACTGCCCTGGAAGTCGATGACGAGAAAATCGCCCATCTGGGCGGGCCGCTCCGCTTCGACGTCCTCCAGGGTGCTGTACAGGTTCCGAAGCTCCTCGAGCCGGTTGTTGATGTCCTGCTCCGACACGGAGGCATCTTCCCGCGTCAGCTCGAGGCCGTCGTATCCCCGGGGTTCGACGGCAGGCTCCACCTCGACGGTTGCGCTATAGGTGAAGCTCCTCTCGGACTGGATCCCGGTCTGCGAAATCTCGGGCCTTGCCACGGGCACGATGCCTGCGGACTGCACGGCCTCCTCGAAGGAACGGCTCACCATGTTCTGGATCGCCTCCCCCTCGGCGTCTTCCTTGAAATAGGTTTCCAGGATGCGGCGGGGCGTCTTGCCCGGCCTGAACCCTTTGACCCTTGCTTTCCTCCCCACCGTCCGGTAGGCGGCGTCGAGCGCCTTCTTCACCTCCTCCCAGGGGATCTCGAAGGAGATCCTCTTCTTGACGGGGCTGATATCCTCGATTTTGATGGCTGCGCCGGTTCCGCTTGTCACGATCGAACTCCTTTTGCAGTGTAGAGTGGTGCGAGAGAGGGGAGTCGAACCCCTATCCGCAGTGCGGGCTGGATCCTAAGTCCAGTGCGTCTTCCAGTTCCGCCACTCTCGCATCCCTGAAAAACGATTTCCATATATATTCGCCCACTTGGCGATTGTCAACTCCTCGTAACAAATAGGGCGGTCAATCGTTGCAGCTGACTGACCGCCCGCATGCGTAACTGAAAACGGGATGCCGCGGCATCCGTTTTCTCAACTCCCTCCGTCCCCGCGGGCCGCGGGAGCTTCTTTTTCATGGTCGGGGCGAGAGGATTTGAACCTCCGACCCTCTGAACCCCATTCAGATACGCTACCAGACTGCGCCACGCCCCGACACTTGATCCAGCGTCGATTTTCTACCACCATCGTCATGGCCTGTCAAGCGATATCCGTTTCGCGGGGGGCTTTGGGTCACCGCTCCGAGTGGCAGCGCGGAACGGGCGCAGGACGGGCAACGGGCAAGCGCTGACGGCAACCGGGGGAACGGTGACATCACGCTTCGGCGGGGCCTATCGCTTTCTACAGGTAGTCGCCGCGGCGGAACTTGATGGCCTCGACCGAGGCCGTGACGACGATACGGTTCATGCAGTCGCGCAGTGCGTCCCCCTCGGGGAGGCTTTCCACGGCGGGGGCGATCTCGTCGACCCGGTCCTCGATGGCCCTGACGGAGGCATAGGCATCCTCCGGCCGCAGGCCGGGACCGGAGAGACCCCTCTGCAGGGACTCGAGAAGACCGAGAAGCGCATCGGCATGGTTCAGCAGTTCCTTCCTGCCCAGGGCGGGGGCATACCCCATGCCCGTTCCTGCCGGCGGGATGCCCGGGACGGTCCCCGGCCTCGACAGGCCCGGGGCTTGCGCGACGGCCTCGCGCAGGACCTCCCGGAAACGGGTCCCGGCGGGCTCCGGGGCGCCCGGCCTGCCGCCCGGCTGAAGGGGCTGGGGGTTGTCTGTACGGTGGATCTTCATCGGTCTGCTCGACTCGAGATGTCTCTAGCTTTCCTTATCGTCAACTTGACGCCGGCGGTTGAGCGCTTCCTCGTGCAGACGCTCTTTTTCCTGCATGCACACCCGGCACCAGGGGTCCGCTCCGCACTGCCCCGTGCAGGATTCCCAGGCCTCTTCCAGGGTCCAGGCACCGGCTTTTTCCCGTTCCGCCTCAGGCCCGGGGCGCTCTTTTGTCCCTTCTTTCATGGGAATGCAAATTTCTTTCCAGAACGGGTCTTTGAACGGGCCCTGTCACCCGATCACTTCAAATCGCCGTGGTAACTCTGCAGGGATCGGGCGCGGCCGTGGCCCTTGCGGAACGCCGCGATCCCCTTCGCGGCCGCCGCCGAGGCGGCGATGGTCGTGATGTAGGGGACCCTGTACCGTATCGCCGACTTGCGGATGTACGAGTCGTCGTGCTTGCTGAGCTTTCCGCTTGGCGTGTTGATGATGAGGTCGATCTCCTTGTTCTTGATGGCGTCGACGATGTGGGGCCTGCCCTCGTGCATCTTGAGGATCGGCTCGGCCTCGATGCCGTTGTCGGTCAGGAACCGGTGGGTTCCCTTCGTGGCCCGGATCCGAAACCCGAGCTTCCGGAACTCGCGGGCAATCTCCAGGGCGGCGTGCTTGTCGCGCTCCGCGACGGTGATCAGCACCGTCCCCTCCGCCGGGAGGACCTGGTCCGCCGCCTCCTCGGCCTTGTAGAAGGCCAGCCCGAAGGAGTCCGCAAGCCCCAGGACTTCACCCGTGGAGCGCATCTCGGGCCCGAGAAGCGGGTCCACCTCGGGGTACATCTTGAAGGGGAAGACGGCCTCCTTGACCCCGAAGTGCGGGATCGCCCGACGCCTGAGGTTGAGGTCTTTGATCTTCCGGCCCATCATGAGCT
Proteins encoded in this region:
- the clpP gene encoding ATP-dependent Clp endopeptidase proteolytic subunit ClpP, whose product is MPLIPIVIEQDGRGERAFDIYSRLLKDRIVFLGVGIDDDVANLVIAQLLYLESEDPDKEIHFYINSPGGLVSAGLAIYDTMQYIKAPVSTYCMGQAASMAAILLAAGEKGKRYALPHARILIHQPMGGFSGQATDVEIQAREILRLKQELNEILARHTQQPIERIERDTDRDYYMSGEQAQEYGLIDSVIQKRPTATKK
- the tig gene encoding trigger factor; its protein translation is MTSGTGAAIKIEDISPVKKRISFEIPWEEVKKALDAAYRTVGRKARVKGFRPGKTPRRILETYFKEDAEGEAIQNMVSRSFEEAVQSAGIVPVARPEISQTGIQSERSFTYSATVEVEPAVEPRGYDGLELTREDASVSEQDINNRLEELRNLYSTLEDVEAERPAQMGDFLVIDFQGSLGGSAREELTETGFRIEIGSKRLVPGFEEALLGMKKGESKTFSVTFPADYHIGEFASQEITFHVTVRDIKVKTLPALDDQFVKNFEQYENMEALRADIRKSLEQEKGARAKANLRKAIIDRLLELNPFEVPEAYVERQIFSMMIETQRRMVMNGMDPDNAAKLAANLHDQFRDEAVRLVRSGILLQKIAEKESITVDETEIDQRIRETAGRYGRDSESMKAAYEKEGLTERLRDQILEEKTLDFIESRANIRVN